In Chitinophaga nivalis, a single genomic region encodes these proteins:
- a CDS encoding S9 family peptidase has protein sequence MKKITLLMVWVACSCLTLQAQPGKGIRWSRDGQSVLKAVPEGITAYPLSGKQAEVKIPAARYTPDGATRPLKIKDFYFSADEKKVLLYTNTRKVWRYETRGDYWVLDVASGKLKQLGKGKPEASLMFAKLSPDGRKAAYVSEHNIYVEDLETGAIKALTTDGTRRFINGTFDWAYEEEFGCRDGFRWSPDGNSIAYWQIDATKIRDFLMINNTDSIYSFNVPVEYPVAGERPSACRVGVADIQSAKTTWLQVPGDQQQHYIPRMEWIPGKNELIIQQLNRKQNHSKVMICDAANGKARTLYEESDSAWIDVKSRWDDDNIAGWDFIRNGKSFIWVSEQDGWRHLYNITLDGKATLLTPGNYDVISIAKIDEANNVIYFLASPQNPTQQYLYRVPLSGGKAERITPADEAGTHDYKISPYGAWAVHEFSNAATYPVSENLQLPAHVSSTGEVKAALKKSAANKDRVEYFEVTTEDGISLNGWMRKPANFDPAKKYPIVFYVYGEPGSATTLDMVMAGRNFLYKGDMAQDGYVYVSMDNRGTPLPRGRNWRKSVYRKVGVLNARDQAMGAKALMKKYSFIDPARTAVWGWSGGGSMTLNLMFQYPEIYKTGIAIAAVGNQLTYDNIYQERYMGLPEENREDFVKGSPITYAGNLQGNLLYIHGTGDDNVHYQNAEMLLNELIKYNKQFQFMAYPNRTHGISEGEGTYEHLSTLYTNYLQTHCAPGGR, from the coding sequence ATGAAGAAAATTACGCTATTAATGGTATGGGTGGCCTGCAGCTGCCTCACATTGCAGGCGCAACCCGGCAAAGGTATCAGATGGAGCCGGGATGGCCAATCCGTATTAAAAGCAGTACCGGAAGGGATTACCGCCTATCCGTTGTCCGGAAAACAGGCAGAGGTAAAGATACCGGCCGCCCGCTATACCCCCGATGGTGCTACACGGCCATTGAAAATAAAAGACTTTTATTTTTCAGCAGATGAAAAGAAAGTATTGTTATATACCAATACCAGAAAGGTATGGCGTTATGAAACCCGGGGCGATTACTGGGTGCTGGATGTAGCCAGCGGTAAACTGAAACAGCTGGGAAAAGGTAAACCCGAAGCCTCCCTGATGTTTGCTAAATTATCGCCGGATGGCCGTAAAGCCGCTTATGTAAGCGAACATAATATTTATGTGGAAGACCTGGAAACAGGCGCCATCAAAGCGCTTACCACGGATGGTACCCGCCGTTTCATCAATGGTACCTTCGATTGGGCCTATGAAGAAGAATTTGGCTGCCGCGATGGATTCCGCTGGAGCCCTGATGGGAACAGCATCGCCTACTGGCAGATTGATGCTACCAAAATCAGGGACTTCCTGATGATCAATAACACGGACTCTATCTATTCCTTCAATGTACCGGTAGAATATCCAGTGGCAGGGGAGCGCCCTTCTGCCTGTCGTGTAGGCGTGGCAGATATACAGTCTGCTAAAACAACCTGGTTGCAGGTTCCCGGAGATCAGCAACAACATTATATTCCCCGTATGGAATGGATCCCCGGAAAAAATGAACTGATCATTCAGCAGCTGAACCGTAAACAGAACCATAGCAAAGTAATGATCTGTGATGCCGCTAACGGTAAGGCCCGTACGTTATATGAAGAAAGTGACAGTGCCTGGATTGATGTAAAGTCCCGTTGGGATGATGACAACATTGCCGGCTGGGATTTTATCCGCAATGGTAAATCCTTCATCTGGGTGAGCGAACAGGATGGATGGCGTCATCTGTATAATATTACCCTTGATGGTAAAGCTACCCTGCTGACACCTGGCAACTATGATGTGATCAGCATCGCCAAGATTGATGAAGCCAATAACGTGATCTATTTTCTGGCATCACCGCAGAATCCTACCCAGCAATACCTGTACCGGGTACCGCTGAGTGGTGGTAAGGCTGAACGTATTACCCCGGCAGATGAAGCCGGTACACATGACTATAAGATTTCTCCTTATGGCGCGTGGGCGGTACATGAGTTCTCCAACGCAGCTACCTACCCTGTGTCGGAAAACCTGCAGCTGCCGGCACATGTAAGCAGCACCGGTGAAGTAAAGGCAGCCCTGAAAAAATCAGCGGCCAATAAAGACCGGGTAGAATATTTTGAAGTAACAACGGAAGACGGTATCTCCCTCAATGGTTGGATGCGTAAGCCGGCAAACTTTGATCCGGCCAAAAAATATCCGATTGTATTTTATGTGTATGGCGAGCCTGGTTCTGCGACAACACTTGACATGGTGATGGCGGGTCGCAACTTCCTGTACAAAGGCGACATGGCACAGGATGGCTATGTATACGTATCTATGGATAACCGTGGTACGCCGCTGCCGAGAGGCCGGAACTGGCGTAAATCTGTGTACCGGAAAGTAGGTGTACTGAATGCCCGTGATCAGGCGATGGGTGCAAAAGCGCTGATGAAAAAATACAGCTTTATAGATCCTGCCCGTACGGCAGTATGGGGATGGAGTGGAGGTGGTTCCATGACACTGAACCTGATGTTCCAGTATCCGGAAATCTATAAAACCGGTATTGCCATTGCAGCCGTAGGTAACCAGCTTACTTATGATAATATCTACCAGGAACGTTATATGGGGCTGCCGGAAGAAAACCGGGAAGACTTTGTAAAAGGGTCTCCCATTACCTATGCGGGTAACCTGCAGGGTAATCTGTTATATATCCATGGTACCGGTGATGATAACGTGCATTATCAGAATGCGGAAATGTTGTTGAATGAACTGATCAAATACAACAAGCAATTCCAGTTTATGGCTTATCCCAACCGGACACACGGTATTTCAGAGGGCGAAGGTACCTACGAACATTTATCTACCTTATATACGAATTATCTCCAGACGCATTGCGCACCCGGAGGAAGATAG
- the map gene encoding type I methionyl aminopeptidase, with the protein MSITSEAELEGMKKVSEAVAITLKEMRHYAKPGMTAREVDEFGGDILNKLGAKSAPRLTYGFPGWTCISVNNEIAHGIPSEKKILQEGDLVNIDVSAELDGFWSDNGGSFVLGEDVHQHLPLVNASREILHKAIHYIKTGVKVADVGKLIETEAKKTGYKVIRNLAGHGVGRSLHEAPDDILNCYVRFNRTRFKKNAVVAIETFISTASSFANQARDGWTLIGNNGGYVAQHEHTIIVTDHAPVILTAANEIWN; encoded by the coding sequence ATGTCGATAACTTCAGAAGCAGAATTAGAGGGAATGAAGAAGGTGAGTGAGGCAGTAGCCATCACCCTGAAAGAGATGCGGCATTATGCCAAACCAGGTATGACTGCCCGGGAAGTAGATGAATTTGGCGGAGATATCCTGAATAAGCTGGGAGCGAAATCCGCTCCCCGTCTTACCTATGGCTTTCCCGGCTGGACGTGTATCAGTGTGAATAATGAAATTGCACATGGGATTCCTTCAGAAAAAAAGATATTACAGGAAGGAGATCTGGTGAATATTGATGTATCTGCAGAACTGGATGGTTTCTGGTCTGATAACGGTGGTTCTTTTGTATTGGGAGAAGATGTGCATCAGCACCTGCCGTTGGTAAATGCTTCCAGAGAAATCCTGCACAAGGCTATTCATTACATTAAAACCGGTGTAAAGGTAGCAGATGTAGGGAAGTTGATTGAAACAGAAGCGAAGAAGACCGGTTACAAGGTTATCCGTAATCTGGCAGGTCATGGCGTAGGCAGAAGTTTGCATGAAGCCCCGGATGATATCCTGAACTGTTATGTGCGTTTCAACAGAACCCGTTTTAAAAAGAATGCCGTGGTGGCCATTGAAACGTTTATCTCTACCGCCTCCTCTTTTGCCAACCAGGCCCGTGATGGCTGGACGCTGATCGGTAACAACGGCGGGTACGTAGCCCAGCATGAACATACCATTATTGTAACGGATCATGCACCTGTGATCCTCACGGCCGCCAACGAAATCTGGAACTAA
- a CDS encoding MarC family protein — MMALFDNYIAFATTVFMGLLAIVNPISAIPVFMELTSNMDKKAKRNIATKSVLIAFCIILVFSVAGKLIFHVFGITLAALRVTGGILVFLIGYEMVRGKQDKVESAKLGDQPVKADQGISVAITPLAMPLLAGPGTITTSMSYAAAKDLTHLAIVMCMYGAICYITYLLFIAGERIVKVIGPNVMMVITKMMGLILAVIGVQMLALGIRELFNF; from the coding sequence ATGATGGCATTATTCGATAACTACATTGCATTCGCTACCACAGTGTTCATGGGTTTACTCGCGATTGTAAATCCTATTTCTGCTATCCCTGTTTTTATGGAGCTCACCTCCAACATGGATAAGAAAGCCAAGCGGAATATTGCCACCAAATCAGTGCTGATAGCCTTTTGTATCATCCTCGTTTTCAGCGTAGCCGGCAAACTGATCTTCCATGTATTTGGTATCACGCTGGCCGCACTGCGCGTTACCGGCGGTATCCTCGTATTTTTAATCGGATATGAAATGGTGCGCGGCAAACAGGATAAAGTAGAATCTGCCAAACTGGGCGACCAGCCTGTAAAAGCCGATCAGGGTATCAGCGTAGCGATCACGCCCCTTGCGATGCCGCTGCTGGCAGGCCCCGGCACGATTACCACTTCCATGAGTTACGCGGCCGCCAAAGACCTTACACACCTCGCCATTGTAATGTGCATGTATGGCGCTATCTGTTATATCACCTACCTCCTTTTCATTGCCGGAGAACGCATCGTAAAAGTGATCGGACCTAATGTAATGATGGTCATCACTAAAATGATGGGACTCATCCTGGCCGTTATCGGCGTACAAATGCTGGCTCTCGGCATCCGGGAATTGTTCAATTTCTAA
- a CDS encoding TIGR02452 family protein: MNRNKRVAIAQETLGIMAMGHYYNRKSRQIDISQALQHTVANTIHYKPEDFEQVYRQRDLLLQTAPAQTTRITVTGESTFAAAYRLIVEEGVQQVCCLNFASAKNPGGGFLGGAQAQEESLARASGLYASLDSKWEMYQINRQYHSCLYTDHMIYSPLVPVFRNDQDELLEEPYQVSVITAPAVNAGVVKNNEPQREKDIAAVMLGRMEKLLSVAIAQGQTTLILGAWGCGVFRNDKADVASWFAHHLRENDLFKQAFSQIVFAVYDTTEKQDTLNIFKHALQ; this comes from the coding sequence ATGAATAGAAACAAACGGGTGGCCATCGCACAGGAAACCCTGGGTATAATGGCGATGGGTCATTATTACAACCGTAAATCCCGACAGATAGATATCAGCCAGGCGTTGCAACATACCGTGGCTAACACCATACATTATAAACCGGAAGACTTTGAACAGGTATACCGGCAGCGGGACCTGTTATTACAGACAGCACCTGCGCAGACTACCCGCATCACCGTTACCGGTGAAAGTACTTTTGCCGCGGCCTATCGCCTGATAGTGGAAGAAGGGGTACAACAGGTTTGCTGCCTCAACTTCGCCTCTGCCAAGAATCCCGGTGGTGGCTTCCTGGGAGGCGCGCAGGCACAGGAAGAAAGTCTGGCAAGAGCCAGTGGACTGTATGCCAGTCTGGATAGTAAGTGGGAGATGTATCAAATCAACCGGCAGTATCATTCCTGTCTGTACACGGATCATATGATCTACTCTCCCCTGGTACCGGTGTTTCGTAATGACCAAGACGAATTGCTGGAAGAACCGTATCAGGTATCTGTTATCACTGCACCAGCGGTTAATGCAGGCGTGGTGAAGAACAATGAACCGCAGCGGGAAAAAGATATTGCAGCCGTTATGCTGGGCAGGATGGAGAAACTGTTGTCTGTGGCTATCGCACAGGGACAAACCACTCTCATTCTGGGCGCCTGGGGATGCGGCGTATTCCGCAATGATAAAGCTGATGTGGCATCCTGGTTTGCGCATCATCTCCGGGAAAATGATTTATTTAAACAAGCATTCTCGCAAATAGTATTTGCGGTATACGATACAACAGAGAAGCAAGACACTTTAAACATTTTTAAACATGCACTCCAATAA
- a CDS encoding MarR family winged helix-turn-helix transcriptional regulator, producing the protein MKQLKLSNQLCFPVYALSRLVTAHYQPLLGELDLTYPQYLVMLSLWEHQALSVKALGQLLMLDSGTLTPLLKRLEAKKLIKRVRSKEDERIVNIYLTEQGAQLKQAAADIPQHMQRSLELTNDEVKGIKNLIAPILKRHLD; encoded by the coding sequence TTGAAACAACTAAAGCTATCGAATCAACTTTGCTTTCCTGTTTATGCGCTCTCCCGGCTGGTTACGGCTCACTATCAGCCACTGTTGGGTGAATTGGATCTTACCTACCCGCAATACCTGGTGATGCTATCCTTATGGGAACACCAGGCATTATCCGTAAAAGCACTGGGACAACTACTGATGCTGGACTCGGGCACCCTCACCCCACTGCTGAAAAGGCTGGAAGCGAAGAAACTAATCAAACGTGTTCGCAGCAAGGAAGACGAGAGGATTGTAAACATTTATCTGACGGAGCAAGGAGCACAGCTAAAACAAGCTGCCGCTGACATACCACAGCATATGCAGCGTAGTCTGGAACTTACCAATGACGAAGTAAAGGGCATCAAAAACCTGATCGCACCTATTCTGAAACGTCATCTTGATTAA
- a CDS encoding NADAR family protein — protein sequence MHSNKSIYSNSWLIEKFQAKEKIKYLFFWGHQLSPDGTVTKSCFSQWMHAPTVVDGIRYPTAEHWMMAGKARLFKDPETEQQILTAPSPAAAKKLGRQVKNFDPVIWDAHKFEIVVAGNIHKFSQHPAFKTFLLDTGDRVLVEASPMDRIWGIGMAASNEQVENPLKWRGENLLGYALMIVRDQLK from the coding sequence ATGCACTCCAATAAATCGATCTATAGTAACTCCTGGCTGATAGAAAAATTTCAGGCCAAGGAAAAAATAAAATATCTCTTTTTCTGGGGCCACCAGCTATCTCCGGATGGCACGGTTACGAAGAGCTGTTTCAGTCAGTGGATGCACGCCCCCACAGTGGTGGATGGCATCCGCTATCCAACAGCAGAACACTGGATGATGGCTGGCAAAGCCCGGTTGTTTAAGGATCCGGAAACGGAGCAGCAAATACTGACGGCGCCTTCACCGGCAGCAGCCAAAAAATTAGGCCGGCAAGTGAAAAACTTTGACCCCGTGATATGGGATGCCCATAAATTTGAAATCGTAGTAGCGGGCAACATTCATAAGTTTTCACAGCACCCGGCATTTAAAACATTTTTACTCGATACCGGCGACCGCGTATTGGTAGAAGCCAGCCCAATGGATCGTATCTGGGGAATTGGCATGGCTGCCAGCAACGAGCAGGTAGAAAATCCCCTGAAATGGCGTGGCGAAAACCTACTGGGTTATGCGCTGATGATCGTCAGGGATCAATTGAAATAA
- a CDS encoding preQ(1) synthase codes for MSKKLYHHIDKTILKGLPNPSREKYEMKIKVPEFTFLGVQEQPDFAKLYITFYPKNKIIELKSLKHYVYHLRDIIVSYERLINIIYDHMMEVYDADRLRITLICNPRGGISSKLVIDSDWKDRGGTERFRDYPERDDEWGILM; via the coding sequence ATGTCTAAGAAACTATACCATCACATTGATAAAACAATCCTGAAAGGATTGCCGAATCCTTCCCGGGAAAAATATGAAATGAAGATCAAGGTGCCGGAATTTACTTTTCTGGGCGTACAGGAACAACCGGACTTTGCAAAGCTTTACATCACGTTTTATCCTAAAAATAAAATCATTGAATTAAAGTCGCTGAAACACTATGTATATCATCTGCGGGATATCATTGTATCCTATGAGCGCCTGATCAACATCATCTACGATCATATGATGGAAGTCTATGATGCAGACCGGTTAAGGATTACATTGATCTGTAATCCCAGAGGAGGTATCAGTTCCAAACTGGTGATCGATTCTGACTGGAAAGACAGGGGAGGCACAGAACGTTTCCGCGATTATCCGGAGAGAGATGACGAATGGGGGATTCTTATGTAA
- a CDS encoding trimeric intracellular cation channel family protein, translating to MQLTFIQVLELLGIFAFAISGATAAINKSYDVIGLLALAFITSVGGGTIRDLLTGATPVAWITDERSNIAIIIAAIITALFFSYVKKLNRWLNTFDAIGLGLFTITGINKGVAGGFPMPVCLLLGVITGTFGGLLRDVITGEHPILFTREIYAVASIAGGVLYLIGIHTNIPRDIILSVTVAVIVTIRLLSLRYNWQFPRLKA from the coding sequence ATGCAACTCACCTTTATACAGGTATTGGAATTACTCGGCATATTTGCATTTGCCATTTCGGGAGCAACCGCAGCAATCAATAAATCATACGATGTTATCGGGTTACTGGCCCTGGCCTTTATTACGTCCGTGGGCGGAGGTACTATACGCGACCTGCTGACCGGTGCTACTCCGGTAGCCTGGATAACAGATGAACGCAGTAATATCGCCATTATTATCGCTGCTATCATTACAGCACTCTTTTTTTCCTACGTAAAAAAACTGAACCGTTGGCTGAACACCTTTGATGCCATAGGCCTGGGGTTGTTTACCATTACCGGTATCAACAAAGGAGTAGCCGGCGGGTTTCCCATGCCTGTGTGCCTGTTACTGGGTGTTATTACCGGTACTTTTGGCGGCCTTTTAAGAGATGTTATCACCGGCGAACACCCCATTCTGTTTACCCGGGAGATATATGCCGTTGCCTCGATTGCCGGTGGCGTTCTTTACCTGATTGGCATACACACCAATATCCCCCGTGATATCATTCTAAGTGTAACCGTTGCCGTTATAGTAACGATCCGGTTACTGAGTCTGCGCTATAACTGGCAATTCCCCAGATTAAAGGCCTGA
- a CDS encoding M60 family metallopeptidase, with translation MKKSYVLPVMLLMAATGAYAQDAYKQVRPEKVIISPAQPLSVKEDSLRKLILQWSEKQLSNKQPKQVLPHPAAAIFPGAVKPGAVAVTRTIALQHQPVSDTLQRILSRMEYGSPLEDNLYSTGLYAAPGAAITVQLPTGLLHKSIRVQIGCHTDNLGEWVAATENWRRMPRIVRKDELTNTKTTIASPFGGLVYICASPTGTAWQGDITISGAVPAPLFEAGKTSLVEWQEQLRQNKAPWGELATNNIILTLPDSILQRVHQPDSILHLWNLIAGGEMELAQLPQPAYRPQRLVIDEHLGGGYMHSGYPIMIHHAPSVGMVSADIIADPAKLLIPSAGGANWGFFHEIGHNMQNLDWVFGGTTEVSCNFFSLYMFDRFLGSREGAHTGISAHDTRQLMEKYFKAGANYDTWQNDPFLGLILFRQLQEGFGWESFKTFFRKCQELAIRDPEGNYAKTDEQKRDLWAKTFSTITGRNLAPFFETWGIPISTAVKQELAPLPGWMPYNFPLSTR, from the coding sequence ATGAAAAAAAGTTATGTACTCCCCGTCATGCTATTGATGGCGGCTACCGGCGCTTATGCACAGGATGCCTATAAACAGGTACGGCCGGAAAAAGTAATCATCAGTCCAGCGCAACCACTATCTGTAAAAGAAGACAGCTTACGTAAACTCATCCTGCAATGGAGTGAAAAGCAGTTAAGCAACAAGCAGCCCAAACAGGTACTGCCCCATCCGGCTGCAGCTATTTTCCCGGGTGCCGTAAAACCTGGTGCAGTGGCGGTCACCCGCACCATTGCGCTGCAACATCAACCTGTCAGCGATACATTACAGCGTATTTTATCGCGCATGGAATATGGCTCCCCACTCGAAGACAACCTGTATAGCACCGGCCTGTATGCCGCACCCGGCGCGGCGATCACCGTACAGCTACCTACGGGGCTGCTGCATAAATCCATCCGGGTACAGATCGGCTGTCATACCGACAATCTGGGCGAATGGGTAGCCGCCACTGAAAACTGGCGCCGCATGCCCCGCATCGTCCGGAAAGACGAACTAACAAATACCAAAACCACTATTGCTTCGCCTTTCGGCGGCCTGGTTTACATCTGCGCCAGCCCCACCGGCACGGCGTGGCAGGGCGATATTACCATCAGTGGCGCTGTACCCGCACCGTTGTTTGAAGCAGGAAAAACCAGCCTCGTGGAATGGCAGGAACAGCTCCGGCAAAACAAGGCACCCTGGGGCGAACTGGCTACCAACAATATTATTCTGACACTCCCGGACTCTATTCTGCAACGGGTACACCAGCCGGACTCCATTCTCCATTTATGGAACCTGATTGCCGGCGGAGAAATGGAACTGGCCCAGTTACCACAGCCAGCCTATCGCCCGCAACGTCTTGTTATCGACGAACACCTGGGTGGTGGTTACATGCATAGTGGTTATCCGATCATGATCCATCACGCACCCTCTGTTGGTATGGTATCCGCAGATATCATAGCCGATCCGGCCAAACTGCTGATTCCTTCTGCAGGAGGCGCTAACTGGGGCTTCTTTCATGAAATCGGGCATAACATGCAAAACCTCGACTGGGTATTTGGCGGCACTACGGAGGTGAGCTGTAATTTCTTCTCCCTCTATATGTTCGACCGGTTCCTGGGCAGCCGGGAAGGTGCACATACCGGCATCAGTGCGCATGATACCCGGCAACTCATGGAGAAATATTTTAAGGCAGGCGCCAACTACGACACGTGGCAAAATGACCCCTTCCTCGGTCTGATCCTGTTCCGGCAATTACAGGAAGGTTTTGGCTGGGAAAGTTTCAAAACCTTTTTCCGCAAATGCCAGGAGCTGGCTATCCGGGACCCGGAAGGCAACTACGCCAAAACAGATGAACAGAAAAGAGATCTGTGGGCCAAAACCTTTTCCACGATCACCGGCCGCAACCTCGCTCCTTTCTTTGAAACCTGGGGTATTCCCATCAGTACTGCCGTAAAGCAGGAACTCGCCCCCTTACCCGGCTGGATGCCGTATAACTTTCCGTTATCCACCCGATAA
- a CDS encoding molybdopterin-dependent oxidoreductase, giving the protein MKTYVFILCIFFVHAARAGTRTLQTDTAGYYSSTVHIKGRVAHPLTIDSSNIHRFPSREGRRLQITGSDGTVRKTYHHYRGIALKTLLDSAGILMDPPKEKGKYYIVVKAIDGYTALFTWNEIFNNPTGDRVWLLYEANGQPIRQDGRFVLVCPVDKITGARHVKWVQTIEVSRLSS; this is encoded by the coding sequence ATGAAAACTTATGTATTTATCCTGTGTATTTTCTTTGTACACGCCGCCCGGGCAGGCACCCGCACTTTACAAACAGATACCGCCGGCTACTACAGTAGCACCGTGCATATCAAAGGACGGGTTGCCCATCCTCTCACGATTGACAGCAGTAATATACACCGGTTTCCTTCCCGCGAAGGACGTCGGTTACAAATCACCGGATCCGATGGTACGGTACGAAAAACCTACCATCATTACCGGGGTATTGCGTTGAAAACACTGCTGGATAGTGCCGGCATCCTGATGGACCCACCCAAAGAAAAAGGAAAGTACTACATCGTAGTGAAAGCTATAGATGGCTATACAGCCCTGTTTACCTGGAATGAAATTTTCAACAATCCCACCGGCGATCGGGTATGGCTGTTATATGAAGCAAACGGCCAGCCTATCCGGCAAGATGGCCGTTTTGTATTGGTATGCCCGGTAGATAAGATCACGGGAGCACGTCATGTAAAATGGGTACAAACCATTGAAGTAAGCCGGCTATCTTCCTGA
- a CDS encoding organic hydroperoxide resistance protein, which produces MTNIATLYTARATATGGRNGQVKTDDGVLNLEVRMPKALGGSSDTYTNPEQLFAAGYAACFDSALNLVIRTQQIKTGTTAVTAEVSLGKTPEGGFGLAVKLEVSIPDIDRQQALELVEKAHQVCPYSNATRGNIPVELTVL; this is translated from the coding sequence ATGACGAACATAGCAACATTATACACTGCCCGGGCAACAGCTACCGGTGGCAGAAACGGACAGGTAAAAACCGATGACGGCGTATTGAACCTGGAAGTACGCATGCCTAAAGCCTTAGGCGGCAGTAGTGATACCTATACCAATCCGGAACAATTATTTGCAGCTGGTTATGCAGCCTGCTTTGATAGTGCCCTGAATCTGGTCATCCGCACCCAGCAAATAAAAACAGGCACCACAGCCGTTACTGCGGAGGTGAGTCTGGGAAAAACACCGGAAGGCGGTTTTGGACTGGCCGTGAAACTGGAAGTCAGCATACCGGATATCGATCGCCAACAGGCCCTGGAGCTGGTGGAAAAAGCACATCAGGTATGTCCGTACTCGAATGCAACCCGCGGCAATATTCCAGTGGAACTGACGGTATTATAA
- a CDS encoding RNA 2'-phosphotransferase has product MNDNQIKSISKFLSLILRHSPDTIRLQLDTHGWADVATLLRQCHAHGKRFSFAELEEVVRSNDKQRFEFNEDKTRIRANQGHSLNIETDLPVTAPPEFLYHGTVGRFVGAIRNSGLQKMNRQHVHLTADRHTAEQVGGRRGAPVVLSVRSGDMHRDGYTFFLSANNVWLTDAVPPQYIQ; this is encoded by the coding sequence ATGAACGACAATCAGATAAAATCAATCAGCAAATTTTTAAGCCTGATACTCCGGCATAGTCCGGACACCATCCGGCTGCAACTGGATACCCATGGCTGGGCCGATGTAGCCACCTTGCTCCGGCAATGCCATGCGCATGGAAAACGTTTTTCTTTTGCCGAACTGGAAGAAGTGGTACGTAGCAACGATAAACAACGGTTTGAGTTTAATGAAGATAAAACCAGGATACGGGCCAATCAGGGGCATTCTCTCAACATCGAAACCGATCTGCCGGTAACGGCGCCGCCGGAGTTTTTGTACCATGGTACCGTAGGGCGTTTCGTGGGGGCTATCCGTAACAGTGGCTTGCAGAAAATGAACCGGCAGCATGTACACCTGACTGCAGACCGGCACACTGCAGAGCAGGTAGGTGGGCGCCGGGGTGCGCCGGTCGTCCTGTCTGTCAGGAGTGGTGATATGCACCGCGACGGCTATACGTTTTTCCTGTCTGCCAACAATGTCTGGTTAACAGATGCCGTACCCCCACAGTATATTCAGTAG